The following coding sequences lie in one Miscanthus floridulus cultivar M001 chromosome 9, ASM1932011v1, whole genome shotgun sequence genomic window:
- the LOC136480892 gene encoding NAC transcription factor 29-like — MDEWVLCKIYRKEKLPVKDNYAKGRLVGQQLSDFLSHTDLPPGFRFDPTDQELILHYLRNRATAAPHGMVLVSTIIADVDLHKFEPWGLPNEAMSLGGHEWYLFNYGEQKYATRTRFNRTIKSGYWKATGKDRTIAADDGKVLGFRKTLVFYRGRAPRGWGTKTSWTLHEYRLIDDNPISAYGKGSASPDQWLLCRIFYKRKEPDHMVVVQNQLQDDFYMETEEPYHQLQDNDFVLRELLADPGLKSTYSELFNY; from the exons ATGGACGAATGGGTGCTGTGCAAAATCTACAGAAAGGAGAAGCTTCCAGTGAAGGACAATTACGCGAAAGGACGACTCGTCGGCCAACAGCTGTCAGATTTTTTGTCGCACACGGATCTGCCGCCAGGGTTCCGTTTCGACCCAACAGACCAGGAGCTCATCTTGCACTACCTGCGCAACCGCGCTACCGCGGCGCCGCACGGTATGGTGTTGGTGTCAACAATCATCGCTGATGTCGACCTTCACAAGTTCGAGCCATGGGGGCTGCCTAACGAGGCAATGTCTCTCGGTGGGCACGAGTGGTACCTCTTCAACTACGGCGAACAAAAGTACGCCACCAGAACCCGCTTCAACCGCACCATCAAATCAGGCTACTGGAAGGCTACCGGCAAAGACAGGACGATAGCTGCTGACGACGGCAAGGTGCTTGGTTTCAGAAAGACACTCGTCTTCTACAGGGGACGCGCACCCAGGGGCTGGGGCACGAAGACAAGCTGGACACTGCACGAGTACCGCCTCATCGACGACAACCCCATCAGTGCCTATGGCAAGGGGTCAGCGTCGCCG GACCAGTGGTTGTTGTGCAGAATCTTCTACAAGAGGAAAGAACCGGACCATATGGTTGTTGTGCAGAATCAGCTGCAAGACGACTTCTACATGGAGACGGAAGAGCCATACCATCAGCTGCAAGACAACGACTTCGTTCTACGAGAACTTCTGGCGGATCCAGGATTAAAATCCACCTATAGCGAACTTTTCAACTACTAA